A segment of the Pelodiscus sinensis isolate JC-2024 chromosome 28, ASM4963464v1, whole genome shotgun sequence genome:
GGGACATCAGACCTGGCTCCAGGAGGCGCGGGAGGGAGCTTCGGGCCCATGGGGGGCTCTGGTGTGAGGCTGGGCAGCAGGTGGGCACGAGGCCCAGCTGGATGCCCTCATGGCGACACGCCCATGGTGCCACCCCCCAGCTGGTGTCCCCTGTCTTGCCAGGCTGGGACGCTGGGCGCAGAGGGCGACCCCTACCTGCGGCGCCGAGGATGGacgagctgctgcagctgctctatCTGAATGTCTCCGGGCGgctgggcctggcctgggagcaggaggggccgtGCGGCGCCTCGGTGGGGAACAGCACCCTGCTCATCGTGGCCTACAGCGCCctgctggccgtggggctggtggggaaccTCTGCCTGGTGGGCGCCATCGCCCGGCACAAGCAGCCCAGGAACGTCACCAGCATCTTCATCGCCAACCTGGCCTGCTCCGACCTGCTCATGAGCCTAGTCTGCCTGCCCGTCACCGTCATCTACACCCTCATGGACCGGTGGGTGCTGGGCGAGTTCCTGTGCAAGGCCAGCCCCTTCGCGCAGTGCGTCTCCGTCACCGTCTCCATCCTCTCGCTGGCCTGGATCGCCCTGGAGAGGCACCAGCTCATCACCAACCCCACCGGCTGGAGGCCGGGGGCCGGCCACGCCTACCTGGCCGTGAGCCTCACCTGGCTGGTGTCGGGCTGCAtctccctgcccttcctggcCTTCAGCGTCCTGACGGACGAGCCCTTCCGCAACCTCAGCCTGCCCTCGGGCGCCGGGGCCGGCCAGCTGGTGTGCGTGGAGAAGTGGCCATCGGACGGGCACCGCCTGGCCTACaccacctgcctgctgctcttccagtacttcctgcccctgctgctcatCCTGGCCTGCTACTGCCGCGTCTTCCTGCGCCTGCGCCGCCGGCGGGACATGCTGGAGCGGTCCAAGGACGGCGCCCGGGCCGCCAGCCACCGGCGGGTCAGCGTCATGCTGGCCTGCCTCGTGGCCGCCTTCGccgcctgctggctgcccctgaCCGTCTTCAACGCCCTGTACGACTGGGCCCACGAGCTGATCTCGGTGTGTCACCACAACCTCATCTTCTCCCTCTGCCACCTGGCGGCCATGGCCTCCACCTGCATCAACCCCCTGCTCTACGGCTTCCTCAACAGCAACTTCCAGCAGGAGCTCAAGGCCCTGCTCGCCCGCTGCAGCTGCCCGGCGGGGAAGGACGCCTACGAGAGCTTCCCGCTCTCCACGGTCAGCACCGAGCTCTCCAAGGCCTCGCTGCGCAGCGGGGGGGCGCCGCCCTCGCCCAGCGGCCACACGCCCTCCCCGCACGTCTAGGGCAGGCTGGGGGATCCCGCCAGAGCCCGGCCACGGGGCTCCCACACTCCCCAGGCCCCCGGCAAGGTGCGCAAGGCCCCGAGAGCCCAGCGCTAGCGCCATAGCTCGGGCCTGGGGGTGCCAAGGGCTGCACTGCAGGGCGTTTGGGCCTTCACCTCCTTGCCCACCGCGTTCGGAGGGGCTGATCACACTTGGCTGCTCGCGGCTCCGGCCCGCTGGGGAGGGTGAAACGGACCCGCAGTCCTGGCCCAGCAGGTTTTCAGGGGTGCGTGACCCCCCCATGGGGCTGTTGCCAGGCTGGGAGATTCCAGCTCTCGGCCACCAGAGCTGCAGCCACTGGGGCAAATAGAAACGGTCCCAGGTGCATTTCGAGAACAGCGGGTCCCAGGCTCCAGCACAGCTACTCAGCAGCTCATGGACTTGTGCTCACGTGTACCTGGGGCCTTAGCACCTGCTTGGACTCCTCTGAGAACTCTGCCCCTGGGCGCAGGGTGGCACCCAGGGCCCCGGATTCCCCCAAGCCGGACGCGCCGAACTGACGGGGCTTCCGAGAGAGAAGGAGGAGCTGGCTGAACTTGCGAGCTGGCGCCGTGGGATGGAGCCGAAGTGGTGGGCTGGgcttgctgggggcggggggggttaaTTCCGTTCTGTTCTCAAAGCCAAGCCACAGCGTGCGGGGCCCGGCCCTGGAGAGGACTGGCAGGGTCCCACGAGATGCCTCGTGCCAGGGCTGCAAAGGAGCCGGGGCCCCGCCACCACCAGGAGAGCAGACTCATCCCCTTGCTGGCCAGGAGCTCAGGCGgccccccactttctgctgcagcagccgccaggctcctgggccaCGTGACCAGCTTCTCCTCTGCCCACTTGTGAGAGCTCGCTGGTCGTTCTGCGCTGGCTCCGGCTCGCTGCCCCCGGGGCGTAGCCGGCACTTTCCTGTCCTTGTTCCCGCCCAGCTGAGTGTCCGATGTCGCCTGCTCGTCGCACGTGCCTGTCTCCTGCCGCAGTGCTGAGCGCGGGGCCGGCTGTGGCAAACGGTCCGTGCTCCTCGCCCGCCTGTAAATACGTATCCTGCCGAAACGCCTTGACTGCAGCCCGGGGATGAAATCTGAGTAATTCCCTTGAACTCCCAGggcaggtgccccagggtgccacAGCCTGCCTGCTGGACACCTGTGTGCCAGGGACGGTCACCAGCCACACCAGGTCTCTTCTCCactggaggggggctgggggaagcaaaTCGACCCCCTTTAAACGATGCTCCGCAGCTCTCTGCACGTGGGCATTTAAGCACcttctcccatcagcctcctcccAACCTTTCGTGTTCCCCTCACCTGGCCCACAAGCCACGAGCACCCAGGAAGTGACGTGTTTCAAGTAGATTTGGAACCCAAAGAGTGGCCATTCCTGGATGGAATTAGTATCAACCAGACTGCCAAAGCAACAAGGGGCCCAGGGCACCGGTACAGACGGACACTCGGACCATGACATACGCTTTCATGAGTTGCAATTCCCTTGGCCAGATGCAAGGGCAATAAGCAAAAGAAACAGATTGTGGGGATACAGAGGTGGGAGTGTTATATTTTGGGAGAGAACAGCTGACATAGTTAGCTAAGACTCTTGCCATTACAGTACTATTTATGGAGAATGTTAAAGAGCAGCTGCTACcgttagacattttaaaaatcagctggTCCAGATAACCTGCagccaagagttttaaaagagctgccgGAGGAGTTTGCTAGGCCTTTAATGCTGCTTTTCAGTAACTCTTGGAACAGTGGAGACAttctggaagatagctaatgtagcAGTATTAAAATGTAAACAAGATGCCCAGGTAATTAAAGGCCTGCCATCTGACATCAGTCCTGGGTAAGATTATGGAGTGGCCCATACAGAACTTGATTAAAGGAAGTTTCTGTGACTAATGCCAGTCCACATGGGTTTGCAGACCCTAGAGCCTGTCAGTCACTTGGTAGCTTTTTTTGGTGAGATTACACATTTGGGTGCCAAAGGAAATTGTGGTGCTGTCACACACTTAGACTTCCCTGTGGTGTTCGGCTGGGTCCCCACTGACAATAGACTGATATAAAATTATCAGCAACACACTGCTGGGATTGGAAACGGGCTAAGTGACAAAATGCAATTAATGGGAATTGTCCGTGCGTGGGCGTGTTTCCAGCAGGgctctgcggggaggggggaggttctgGGCGTGTTTTCAGCGGGGctctgcaagggggggggggttcttgcCATGTAACAATTTGACAGATGAGCTGAAAGAAACAGAAATCAGCCCTAGGACAGCTGCCGATAACCCCCTGACTGGGGCGTGCTAAATGGCAGAGGGCCAGTCAGTGATCCAGAGCTGAGCGCACACAGCCGGCAGCAGCAATGTGTATGTCTGGGAACAGAGAGTCAGACGCAcggccaggctggggagagggacgCCGAACAACATTTCGGGGGCCCGGTGGAGACTCGGTGGAATACGAGCTCCCGATGCAGAGCTGGGGCCAAAAGGGCCAATGTGATCCGCGAGCGGAGAGGCGCTTTGCCTGtgtggggccctggggcagccgcAGCTGGGGTCCCGCGCCGGCTCTGGGCCCACCACGCAGGAAGGATGTGGCTAAGCTGCCGAGGGGCGTTCgagagccagggcagagctggcagctgggaagtGCTTGATGGGTTAGCGcagcacaggccggggggggggggggggcagactggaTCAGTCTGCATGCAGTTCCATGGGCCCCTCTGCCTGGCCAaggaagggcccccccccccccccgactcaacCAATCCAGCCTGGCCCTAAGGCGTGAGTCCCCCAGTGGCCGTTCTGAACCCAGATGGGCTGGTTTCTCACAggtctgtgctgggggcagggctgctggaatggggaggggggactgggagCTGCTGAACCACACTGGAAACACCAGATCAAATGGCAGCCCTACAAGCCAGGGTgctacagctcc
Coding sequences within it:
- the LOC142820942 gene encoding neuropeptide Y receptor type 1-like — its product is MDELLQLLYLNVSGRLGLAWEQEGPCGASVGNSTLLIVAYSALLAVGLVGNLCLVGAIARHKQPRNVTSIFIANLACSDLLMSLVCLPVTVIYTLMDRWVLGEFLCKASPFAQCVSVTVSILSLAWIALERHQLITNPTGWRPGAGHAYLAVSLTWLVSGCISLPFLAFSVLTDEPFRNLSLPSGAGAGQLVCVEKWPSDGHRLAYTTCLLLFQYFLPLLLILACYCRVFLRLRRRRDMLERSKDGARAASHRRVSVMLACLVAAFAACWLPLTVFNALYDWAHELISVCHHNLIFSLCHLAAMASTCINPLLYGFLNSNFQQELKALLARCSCPAGKDAYESFPLSTVSTELSKASLRSGGAPPSPSGHTPSPHV